A DNA window from Mobula birostris isolate sMobBir1 chromosome 3, sMobBir1.hap1, whole genome shotgun sequence contains the following coding sequences:
- the shld3 gene encoding shieldin complex subunit 3 gives MELVVHYRTNQDCSELSQIAERLLEDFPQRSLPRFTPWFPNNLQSLPLKPQKRPPIVSKEETKINDKYLVEREFKAKAPNYDCMDSLLEFSTNLQRETPVIEVAAVEFFSGIGSQCGITTNEYRSWSIATHSRQWRKNTSTISQNFQIIKEKYQLHSFQRVKWVIDQSNCGSQKLQEVWVKLGSVIKYGQLPGCNAKIHVHHGQIWIFCDLLCCEYVGNLIKQVLNLTGKINLLVRGHGIIYKL, from the coding sequence ATGGAGTTAGTAGTACATTATCGAACTAATCAAGACTGCTCAGAGCTGTCACAAATCGCAGAAAGATTGCTGGAAGACTTCCCTCAGAGATCACTACCAAGATTCACACCGTGGTTTCCAAACAATCTACAAAGTTTACCATTGAAGCCTCAAAAACGTCCACCAATTGTTTCAAAAGAAGAGACAAAGATAAATGATAAATATTTGGTTGAGAGAGAATTCAAAGCAAAAGCTCCAAATTATGATTGTATGGATAGTCTTCTAGAGTTTTCCACAAATTTGCAAAGGGAGACTCCTGTGATTGAGGTGGCTGCAGTGGAATTTTTTTCAGGAATTGGTTCACAATGTGGAATTACAACTAATGAATACAGGTCCTGGAGTATTGCAACACACAGCAGACAATGGAGAAAGAATACTTCTACAATCAGTCaaaattttcagataatcaaGGAAAAGTACCAGTTGCACTCTTTTCAAAGGGTAAAATGGGTTATTGATCAATCCAATTGTGGTTCCCAGAAACTACAAGAAGTCTGGGTAAAACTGGGCAGTGTTATTAAATATGGTCAGCTTCCTGGTTGCAATGCTAAAATACATGTACATCACGGTCAAATATGGATTTTCTGTGACCTTCTGTGCTGTGAATATGTTGGTAATCTGATTAAACAAGTATTAAATCTTACGGGAAAAATCAACTTACTTGTACGTGGACATGGTATTATTTATAAGTTATAG